Genomic DNA from bacterium:
GGAAAAACAACAGTGAAAGAAATGATAGCTGAAATACTTTCTGAAAAATATCGCGTGAATAAAACTGTTGCGAACAATAATAATCATATTGGTGTTCCTCTGACAATTTTAGATACAAATGAAACTCATCAGGTTTTAGTTGCTGAACTCGGAACAAACCATTTTGGTGAAATCCCGTATACAGCAAAAATATTAGCACCGGATTACAGCTTGATCACAAACATTGGCGATTCACATCTGGAATTTTTAAAAACACGTAATGGTGTCTGGAAAGAGAAATCATTTTTATTTGAAGAGACAATAAAAAATGGTGGAAAAGTTTTTCTCAATTACGATGATCCGATAATTAAAGCAAAGCATTCAGGAAAAGGTAATCGAGTAAGTTTTGGTTTTTCTGGAAGAGTCAATGTTAAAGCCAAATTGAAAAATTTTACAGACGATGGTAAACCAGTTATTGAAGTAAGTTATAAGAAAAAACGCTTTGATATTATTTTACCAATATATGGTGAACAAAGCGCAAAGAATTTTCTTGCAGCCTGCTCGGTTGCACTCGAGATGGGATTATCTGTTGAACAAATAAAACAAGCAGCAAATCGATTAAAAGCTTCCGCCGGAAGACTTGATGTTCAGCGGTACAATAAATTCATCTTGATAGATGATACATATAATGCAAATCCTGATTCAACAAAAGCAGCCATTGAATTAGTCGGGATAATAAAATCATTTAAAAGAAAAATTTTATTTGTTGGAGATATGCTTGAGCTTGGCAGCAGAACGATAAGACTTCATGAAGGATTAATAGATGTAATCATAAAATCTGGAATCGATGAGGTATACACAATCGGACCGATGATGAAGTATCTCCATAAAAAAATAAAGTCAATTGATATAATATCCAGACATTTTACACAAAGAAGTCATTTAGAAAATTTTATTAATGATTTGAATATTGATGATTCTGTTATCCTCGTTAAAGGTTCACGCGGAATGAAGATGGAAGAATTTGTTTCAGCTATTAAAAGAAAAATTATGAACTGATGCTTTACTATTTATTTGATTACATAAATAAACTTTATTCGCCCCCTGGATTTGACATATTCCGGTTCCTGACATTCAGGTCAGCGTTAGCAGCGATAACCGGTTTGTTTATGGCATTCTATCTCGGACCGAAAATAATCCGTGGTCTGCAAAAGTATCAGATAGGTGAAGCAAAGAAGGAAGACGCTCCTCAAACACATTGGTCAAAAGCTGGAACTCCAACCATGGGAGGGTTAATAATAATTCTTTCTGCTGTCGTTCCTGTTTTATTGTGGGGTGATTTAACAAGCATCTATATAATATTAATTCTTGGCGGTACAGTTTGGCTCAGTCTTGTTGGCTTTCTTGATGATTATCTGAAAGTCGTGAAGAAATTACCAAAAGGTTTGATCGGCAGATATAAAATTATTGGTCAAATAATAATTGGACTCATTGTTGGTACTGTAATTTATTTCTCACCGGAGTTTGCGAATTATAATTCATTGACGACTGTACCATTTCTAAAAAATGTAAATCTTGATCTTTCGATTTTTTATATACCAGTGGTGATATTCATTATCACAGCAACATCCAATGCAGTGAATTTAACTGATGGACTGGATGGACTTGCAATCGGAATAATTGCAATTGTAATGATTGCTCTTGCATTGCTGAGCTATGTAAGTGGTAACGTAATTTTTGCAGATTACCTGAACATAATTTATTTACCCGGCTCGGGTGAATTGACTGTTTTTGTAGCTGCACTTGTTGGTGCATCACTTGGATTTCTCTGGTACAATGCATATCCGGCTCAGGTTTTTATGGGAGATACCGGCTCGCTTGCACTTGGTGGTGCGTTCGGGATTCTCGCTGTTCTTATTAAGAAGGAATTATTTATCCCGATTCTTGGCGGTGTTTTTTTTATGGAAACACTTTCTGTGATAATTCAGAAAATTTATTTCAAATACACAAAGAAAAAATTCGGACAGGGCAGAAGAGTTTTTAAAATGGCTCCGATTCATCATCACTTTGAAATACTTGGATGGGCTGAACCGAAAATCGTTGTTCGCTTTTACATAATTGCAATAATTCTTGCGATTGTAACACTTGTTTCATTCAAAATAAGATAATGGAAGTTAAAGGTAAAAAAATATCGATCATCGGAGCAGCAAGAAGCGGAGTCGGCGCTGCAAAACTTGTAAAGCGTCTAGGAGGAATTCCATTTGTTAGTGATTTGGGTTCTAAGGAAAAAATATATGATGCAGTGAATCAACTCGAAGTTGAAAAAATCGATTTTGAGTTCGGGGGACACTCGGACAGAGTATATGAGTCGACGCTTATGATTGTCAGTCCGGGTGTTCCCAACGATTCACAAGTTTTAACAACGGCTCGTTCAAAAGGAATTAAGTTAATCAGTGAAGTTGAGTTCGCATACCATTATTGCAAAGGAAAAGTCATCGCGATTACAGGCACTAATGGTAAAACAACCACTACTAGTTTATGCGGACACGTATTTAATACCTGTGGTTACAAAACTCACGTTGCTGGAAATATAGGTCTGGCATTCAGTGAAATAGCTCTTGATGTAAAAGAAGGTGAATTCGTTTCTCTTGAAGTGTCAAGCTTTCAGCTTGACCTCATTGAGAAATTCAAGCCGGCTGTGGCAATGATATTAAACATTACACCTGATCACCTTAACAGGTACGAGAATAGTGTTGAAAAATATGCGCAGTCAAAGCAAAGGATTTATACGAACCAGGACGAAAAAGATTATTTGATTCTTAATAAAGACAGCCATACGGTAATGAATTATCTGTCAGATCATAAAAGTAAATCGATTTATTTCTCTTTAACTGAAGAGCAAACAAATGGATGCTTCTATAAAGATGATAAAGTAATTTTCAAATTGAATGGGAAAGAAGAATTTATTTGCTCAAGGAATGACATTAAAATCAGAGGTGAACACAACCTTGCAAATGCAATGTCGGTTATATGTGCAGCAAAGGTTTTTAATCTTGATAATGCGGGAATTATTAAAGGTCTCCAAACATTTGAGAGCGTTGAACATCGTTTAGAGCTTGTGAGACAGATTGATGGTATCAAATACATTAATGATTCAAAAGCTACTAATGTTGATTCTGTATGGTATGCGTTAAAAAGTTTTGATGAACCAATTCTTCTCATACTTGGCGGACAGGATAAAGGGAACGATTATAACCAGATAAAAGAGCTGGTACTTCAGAAAGTAAAAAAGATTTATGCAATAGGTTCTTCAGCAGAAAAAGTTTTCAACTTCTTCCATCAGGATGTAAAAGTTGAAATTGAAAAATCACTTGAGGATGCAGTCAAAAGTTCAAGCAGGGAAGCACGGAGTGGTGATGTAGTTCTTTTGTCACCTGCCTGTGCAAGCTTTGATATGTTTAATAATTACGAACATCGTGGAAAAGTTTTTAAAGAAGCAGTAAACAAATTATAATGAAAAAATTAGGACTGACAATTTTCTTTGATGCATTTGCACTAATGCTATTGGGCTTAACCATAGTAATGAGTGCGAGCAGCACTTACAGCGTGTTTAAGTTTGATAGCGTTTTCTATCTGTTTAACTCACATCTTTTTAAAGTATTGTTAGGAATTGCTGCAGTAATACTTTTTGCCTTAATACCTTATGAGTATTACAGAAGACTCAGTAAGCCTCTCATCATTGCAACTGTCTTTCTGCTTGTATTTACTCTGCTCTTTGCACCTAGCATCAAAGGTGCTGGCAGATGGTTGAACCTCGGTGTAATTTCAATCCAGCCTGCTGATATTGCCAAACTGGTTCTTGTAATTCACCTTGCTTTGTTGCTGGAAGCAAAAGCCAATGTAATGGATAATTACAGGCATGGGTTTTTGTATTTATTTATCTGGATAATTGGCATTTCGGGCTTGATCATGCTTCAGCCGAATATAAGCAGCGGCATTATGCTTATTCTGATTTCTCTTACAATTATTTATGCCGGAGGGGCAAAGCTTAAGCATATTCTTGTTTCACTTCTAATCAGCGGAACTGTTATTGGAATTGCTGCAATGATTTTTCCTCATTCAAGATCTAGGATTTTTTCTTTTGTCAGCTCAATTACAAGCGGAAGTGATTTAAATTTTCAGGTGAAGCAGGCTCTTTACAGTCTTGGCAGCGGTGGAATTTTTGGTGTTGGAATTGGAAATAGTATGCAGAGCAATTTGTTTCTTCCTGAAGCATATGGTGATTTTATTTTTGCAATTCTTGGTGAAGAACTTGGACTTATAGGTTCAATTGCTGTGCTGGTCTCATATCTGGTGCTTCTGGTTTGTGGAATTTTAGTTGCGAAGAAAACAAAAGATCAGTTTGGGCAACTGCTGGCATTTGGAATAACTATTTCAATTGTGTTTTATGCTTTTGTGAATGTTGCGGTTACAACAGGAGTTCTGCCGACAACAGGACTTCCACTTCCGTTTATTAGTTACGGTGGAACATCTTTGATATTTCTGTGCATTAGTGTCGGAATTTTAATCAACATTGCATTCACGAATCATATGCGGCAGAATGGTGTTATTCACGTACCAGATCAAAATCCTGTTCAGGGAAGCAACAGATGAGCAGTGTTGAAACCAAATACAGATTTTTATTTGCGGGTGGTGGTACAGGCGGACATCTTTTCCCGGCAGTCGCTGTCGCTGAACAAATCAGAGAGATGAAACCGGAAGCTGATATTCTTTTTATCGGTACAAAAGATAAAATTGAAGGAAGAGTAGTTCCGAAGCTTGGATTTAAATTCAAATCAATCTGGATAAAGGGATTTTCCAGAAGAATTAATATTGAAAATTTATTGTTCCCTTTAAAACTTTTTGTTTCGATGGTGCAATCGTTGTTAATAAATATGTCATTCAAACCAAAAGTTGCGATTGGATCAGGTGGATATGTAGCTGGTCCTGCAATCTGGGCTGCGAATGTAATGGGCGCGAAAATAATTCTTCTTGAACAAAACAGTTATCCCGGAGTTACGACACGACTGCTGGAAAAATATGCAACTGAAGTCCATCTGAGTTTTCAGGAATCAAAAAAATATTTAAGAAAAGAAAAGGTACATCATATTACAGGAAATCCTGTAAGAAAAAATCTTGGAAGAATGGATAGAACTATTGCACTTAAAAGTTTTGGACTATCAAGTGAAAAAAAAACTTTGCTCGTTCTTGGCGGAAGTTTAGGAGCTAGAACAATAAATGAAGCGATGTTGGAAAGTATAAACGCTTTTAAAGAAAATGGAATTCAGGTGATCTGGCAGACAGGGAAAAATTATTTTGAACAGTTCAAAAAAATGAACAGTGATTCCACAAAAGTTTATGATTTCATTGAAGATATGAATGCTGCTTACTCAGTTTGTGATTTATTGCTTGCTAGGGCTGGGGCAACTACTATTGCAGAACTGCTGAATCTTGGAATTCCTGCAATACTTGTTCCCTCGCCGAATGTTGCAGAGAATCATCAATATTATAATGCAAAAGCTTTGTCAGATAATAACGCAGCAATTTTGATTGAAGATAAAAACCTGAAATCTGAAATAGGTAAAAAAGTTCTTGAGTTAGTGAAATCCGAAAGTACTCTTACTGAGATAAAAACAAACGCTCTGAAGATGGCAAAATCGAATGCTGCGAAAGTGATAGCACAGAACGCAATAAATTTTGCGGAGGCTGTATGAATAACAGTGAACAAAAGAGAAGAATATTCAAATACAATTTATCGTTTTATTATAAATCGACGATCATCTATTTCCTGGTCTTTATTCTTTATGGCGTAATAAGAGGTGAATTTATTCGTGATTCATATACACTTATTACGAGAGATCCGATTTTATATTTCCTGGCGATCATACTTATAATATCTGTTGCAGCATTGGTTTATAATCTTATCAGGAATATGTACATAGAAATATCTGATGAAGAAATTGTTTTTGCAGATCGTTTCAAATCAAAATCGTACAAGATTGAACAGGTGAAGAAAGTAAAATTTTCAAGGCAGGTAAGAACCAGTAACTCACCTGCCTTCAGAACTGCAAGAATAAAAGTTAATGGAAGAGTACGACCTGTAATCATCAGATTCTCGGATTTTGAAAATCAGGATGAATTGTTACTGCGAATTGAAGAGTTAAAATCTAAAGTAGAAAAAAGCAGTGTTTAAGAGTATAAAGAAAATACATTTTGTGGGAATCGGCGGTATCGGGATGAGTGGTATCGCGGAGATACTTATCAACCAGGGATTTGAAGTATCCGGTTCCGATCTGCATCTGACTGAAGTTACGAAGCGACTGGAAGAACTCGGCGCTAAAGTTTACGAAGGGCATTCAGCTGATAATATAAAAGATGTTGATGTTCTTGTTTATTCATCCGCAGTTATTCCCGATAATCCCGAAGTAAGAGCAGCAGCTGACAGAAATATTCCCATTATTAAACGTGCAGAAATGCTTGCTGAAACAATGCGTATGCAATATGGAATTGGTATTGCCGGAACACACGGAAAAACCACAACTACTTCGATGGTTGGATTAACTTTGACTGAAGGTGGAATCGATCCTACGATCATTGTTGGCGGAAAATTAAGCGGGCTTGGCGGAACAAATGCTCGGCTCGGCAATGGTGAGTTCATCGTCGTTGAAGCAGATGAGTTCGACAGAACTTTTTTGAAACTTACACCCACTATTGCAGCAATCACAACTCTCGAGAGAGAGCATCTTGATACATACAAAGATCTCGATGATATAAAAACAGCATTCATCGAGTTTGCAAACAAAGTTCCGTTTTATGGATTCGTTGTGATATGTCTCGATGAACCTGCACTGCAGGATATTATCCCATCTATAAATAAAACAGTGTTTACTTATGGAATAACTGCACAAGCAGATGTTCGTGCGATCGATATTGAGTTTGAAGGATTCAGCAGTAAATACACAGTAATCTATAAAGGAAAAGAGCTCGGTCAAATCAAACTGAATATTCCGGGTGAGCATTATGTTAAAAACTCTTTGGTCGCAGTTACAATTGGGATGGAACTCTTAATTGATTTTAGCATAATCAAGAAAGCTCTTGAAAAATTCACTGGTGTTTACAGAAGATTTGAAACGAAATATAAAAACGATATTCTGGTACTGGATGATTACGCACATCATCCGACTGAAACCTCTGCAACGCTTGCAGGAATTAGAGCAGCTTGGGACAGAAGGCTGGTTGTAGTTTTTCAACCGCATCTCTTCTCAAGAACAAAAGATTTCTACCAGGATTTCGGAAGAGCATTCCTGAATTCGGATGTATTTATATGCACAGATATTTATCCCGCAAGAGAAAAGCCTATTGAAGGTGTTAACGGTGAGATGATTGCTAATATCACGAAGAAGTACGGACATAAAAATGTTATTTACGTTCCGGATAAAAATGATATTCCCAAAAAATTAATGGAAGTAAAAAAGAAAGAAGATATTATTGTTACAATGGGAGCTGGAGACATCTGGAAGTATGGAGAAAAATTTGTCCAACTACTTAAGGAGGAAAAGCATTGAGCGAACGTAGAAGTAAATTTTTTGGACTGGTTATATTTTTAGTTTTGATAATCGGATTTTCCTATTTGATGATTACCGGTTCACAGGCGAGTCATAATGAAGTTTATAATCGGATTGAAGTAAGTGAAAATAAACTTCTTACTGCGCAAGAATATTTAAAGTATGCTGGCTTGAATGATTCCACAGAATATGAAAGCCTAACATTATTAGAAGTAAAACAAAAAATTGAAAAACATCCCTACCTGAGAAAAGCGGAAGTTGAATTCGATGGTATAAACACAATCCTGGTCGAGGTTCAAGAAAAAGAGATCAAAGCCGTTCTGCTTCAAAAGAATGATTTAAAACTGTTGACCGGTGATTTAAAAATTCTTCCGCTTTTCCCCCCCGCTGAAATCGGAGCGTTTCCGGTTATTTCTAACATGGATATGAAGAAGAGAAAAGGTTTAAATGAGCATGATATAAATTTTGCTTTCAGAATAATTGATGCAATTAACGTGTGTGATACTAGTATGAGAAAGAATCTTGCTGAAATTAATATGAGAAAAGGCGGAGATGCTATTCTTACTTTTGCCGATCAAAAATTTCCTGTTCTCTTTGGTAAAAGTGATGAAGTAAAAAAAGTATTGGTTTTGAAAAATCTCTGGAATCAATTAGGTGGTGTTGAAAACAGTTATGAAAAAATAGATTATGTTGATCTTCGTTATAAAAACAAAGTATTCATTGGTAAAAGCAAAATAGAACTGGCAGTTAGATGAAAAAAGAAATTATAGCTGGAATTGATTTAGGTACAACAAAAGTTTGTGCAGTGATTGCCGAAAGGGAAGAAGGCAAGCAATCTTTCAACATACTCGGATTCGGAATTGCCCCATCTGAAGGGTTGCACAAGGGACTTGTCGCAAACATTGGTAAAACTTCTGAAGCTATTAAAGAAGCTATGTCTATTGCTACGAATCGTGCCGGACTTAACATAACGTCAGTGAATGTTGGAGTTGCAGGCGAACATATCACAAGCATCAGGCACAGGAATTATGTAACCATCAGCAGTGAAGAAAAAGAGATTACGAAGAAAGACCTTGAAAGATTAGAAGCAGATGTAAGAACAATAAGAATTCCATCAGACAGACAAATTCTTCATATTATTCCAGAGGAATTTTCTGTTGATCATCAACCCGGGATTGAAAATCCCATTGGAATGTCAGGTTCACGTTTGGAAGCCAGTAATCACGTGGTTTTGGCGTCAATACCAGCAATACAGAACATAAAAAAATCTGTCGAGCGCGCAGGACTTAAAGTGAAAGATTATATTCTTCAACCGATAGCATCAAGCACATCAGTTCTTGAAGAAAGTGAAAAAGATCTTGGTGTTGTTCTTCTGGATATCGGTGGAGGGACAACTGATATAGCTATCTATCATAAAAAATCAATCAAGCATACGAAAGTAATTGGAATAGCAGGAAACCAGGTAACAAATGACATCAGAGAGTCTTTAGGTGTAGTCACAGAGGAAGCAGAGAAATTAAAAAAAGAATATGGCTATGCAATCGAAACGGCAATTATAAAGGACGAAGATATTTTAATTAAAGGTGTTGGTGCGAGAGGAAATACAAAAATTCCAATCAGCCTACTCACTCAAATAATCAGTTTGAGAATGAGGGAATTGTTTACGCTGATTGATAACGAAATACGAAGTGCTGGATACAAAAACAAAGTAAAAGCCGGAATAGTTTTAACAGGAGGAGGGTCACTGCTGCGTGGTTGCCCCGAATTAGCTGAAGAAGTTTTTGGTTTGCCGGCAAGAATTGGTGTGCCACAGGAGCTTGGTGAAGGATTGTCAAATGAAATTGAAAGTCCGGAGTTTGCCACAGTTGCCGGATTAATAAAAGGAATACCTGGCGGCAAGTCGAGTGAATACCAGATTATCAAAAGAAAAAAAGAAGCTAAGAACTCAATTAAACTATTTGTAAAAAGAGTTCAGGAATTTTTTGATGAATTATAAAAAATCTAATACAGGAGGGTCCATGATAAAGTTCGCCACTCTCGATAGAGAAAAACCAATGTCAGCCGTTCTAAAAGTAATTGGCGTAGGCGGCGGAGGCTGTAACGCTCTGGGAAGCATGATTGCCAGAGGTTTGAACGGTGTCGAGTATGTTGCTGTTAATACCGACGCACAGGTTTTGGAAAGCAGCAAGTCACATCACAAAATCCAGGTTGGAACAAACATAACGCGCGGTCTCGGCGCTGGAGCTGATCCGAACATCGGCAGGAAAGCAGTTGAAGAAGACCGCGATAAAATTGCTTCCGTACTTGCAGGCAGTGATATGGTTTTCATTACTGCAGGAATGGGTGGTGGAACCGGCACCGGTGGTGCACCAATTATAGCTTCAGTTGCACAAAGCATTGGAGCTCTTGTAGTTGGCATCGTTACAAAGCCGTTTCGCTGGGAAGGTAAAACTAGAATGATAAATGCTGAGGAAGGAATAAAAGAATTGAGAAAGCATGTAGATAGCTTAATCGTAATTCCAAACGAGCGAATTCTCAGCATACTTGACGGCAACATAAATGCGTTTGCGGCATTCGACAAACCAAACGAAGTGCTGTATGAAGCAACAAGAGGAATCGCTGATATAATTACTGTCGAAGGATTGATAAATGTTGATTTTGCCGATGTTCGCGCCGTGATGAACCAGAGCGGAGAAGCTCTAATGGGTTGCGGAATAGCAAGCGGTGAAAACCGTGCAATCGAAGCCGCTCAGAAAGCAATTTCAAGTCCGCTTCTTGAAGGGGTGAACATACGAGGAGCCAAGAGTGTTCTACTAAATATTTCCGGTTCAAGCAACCTCACTCTTCAGGAAATTAACGAAGGTAACAATGTTATCTTCGAAGCTGCAGGTGAAGAAGCAAATGTAATCTTCGGATGTGTAAGAAAAGAAGAAATGAATGATTACGTTTCTTATACTGTCATTGCAACCGGATTCGACAGCGCAAGAAAAACTTTTGCGCAAAGTAACTTTAAATCACAGGCAAAGAAATCCGGCGAACAGTTAAGTTTCAGGGGTGGATTTAATTTTATGGATACCTCGAACATTGATAAAGAAGATCTGGATGTTCCCACAATTCTCAGGGTAAAGAGCAATCCGGTTCAACCTGAAGAACCGGAGAACGAAGAACCTGAAAATTCTTTCTCGGAAAAAGCCTCAAGATACAGTTGGGCTAAGGAAAAGATGGAACAGAAAGATTCCGGTAAGAAATCAAATGATGACGATGATGAAAGCTCATCATTTTTAAGAATGATTATGGACTAGCCTTGAATAGTAATTAAGAATTACATATTTTAGGAGTGAGGAGGTTGCGTATAGTCAACTATTTATAATTATCAACCTCGGAGGGTTATATGATGCTCCTGTTAATCCTGCTGGTCTTTTCGGTTGTGCTAAATGTTGTCTTCATTTTCGGAATAGTCAGAAGACAAGATGAAGAAAATGTCACATTTATTAAGTTGAGTGAGAAGTTAAGAGTCGACTGAATAACTTTCTGGATTAAGGGAAGTTGTTCGGTTCAATCAGGTTGAAAATTGGAATCGAAAGATTTCCAATTCTGAGATAGCTACTCATCTGTTATTCGCGACTCAACGAATAAATATTCTTCGTCTTCCTTATCATGCTTTATTAGAATTCTGTTTGGTCTGCAGCATACTTCACAGTCCTCAATAAAATCCTGATCACCTTTGATGGTCAGGTCGATCCATAATTCGTTTTCCTCTCCACAGTACTGACAAATCCAGTTTATTACGTCATCTGTCTGCATAGTTTCACCTCAGTAATTGTTATCACCTATCGAAACTAAAATAATTTTTAATTCAAACGCAACACTCGAAGTTCATTTACAATAATTGCAAAGCAATAATTGTCTGGTGTAAAATAAAAATGGCTGCTCAGGTATTTGCTGAACAGCCACTCGTCGTTGTATGATCACAATTCTATTCTTAAAAGAAGTTGTGCTTTTCTATACACCCAATTCTCAGACCATAAACAATTTATTTGATTTTCTAGCATAATTAAATCATTCATTTAAATTTGTTGTTTCAAAATAAAATTTGATGGATCAAAAGAATTCTCACACTGCGAATTCCGTAAACCATTTTATCCAAGCACAGATTTTTTTCAAGATTTTGAAATCTGGAATCCGAAATCCACAATCCGCAATCAAAATCCCTCTTGCATTTAAATTTTAAAAGACTATATTTTAGTGTGCAAATGTTCACTATAATATGTTTGAAAACAGCTCAAAAACGGAAGATTCATTAATTTACCAGGTTCCACCTGAATGGCGTGGACAGGCAAAGATACACACCCTCTATCCGCCGATACCAAAACACACCGGCAATATTGATTTCGACATCTTCGATTTTGATATGCTCTTTAACGATCCTGCAACAAAAAAATTAATTCGTTCGGGGAAAACTATCGGCTGCTTTTATATTGAATCGCCGGGAATGCGTTCGCTTCTTCGCAGACTCGATGTTGAAACTTTTGAGATGCTTACTGCTGCAAGTTCTGTTATTCGTCCCGGTGTTGCAGAAAGCGGAATGATGCAGGAGTTTATCGCTCGCCACAAAGATCCTTCACGGAGAAAATATCTTGTGCCCGAAATGGAAATTTATCTTGGCGAAACTTACGGAGTGATGATTTACCAGGAAGATGTGATTAAAGTTGCTCACCACATTGCCGGATTAAGTTTGGAGGATGCTGATCTTCTTCGCAGAGCAATGAGCGGAAAGATGCGTTCACACCATGCAATGCAGCGCATAGTTGATAAGTTTTTTGTGTCCTGCGAAGAAAAAGGACTAACCGATTACCAGAGCAAAGAGCTCTGGCGGCAGATTGAATCGTTTGCAGGTTATTCTTTCTGTAAAGCGCACAGTGCATCGTTTGCATTGCTTTCTTACCAGGTTGCATTTCTCAAAGCTCACTATCCTGCGGAATTCATGGCAAGCGTGCTGAACAACGGAGGCGGATTTTATTCACCGGCAGTTTACATCGAAGAATCAAAACGTTTGGGCTTGAAGATTGAACTTCCTTCGGTTAATGAAAGTGAAAAAGAATATGTTGGAAAGGGAAGAAACATCCGTGTTGGTTTAAAAGCAATCAAAAATCTTTCTTACAGTGCGATCGAAAAAATTATCGAGGAAAGAAAACGAAACGGAAAATACGTTTCGTTGGCAGATTTTCTTGTCCGTACAAAACTTG
This window encodes:
- the ftsA gene encoding cell division protein FtsA, which codes for MKKEIIAGIDLGTTKVCAVIAEREEGKQSFNILGFGIAPSEGLHKGLVANIGKTSEAIKEAMSIATNRAGLNITSVNVGVAGEHITSIRHRNYVTISSEEKEITKKDLERLEADVRTIRIPSDRQILHIIPEEFSVDHQPGIENPIGMSGSRLEASNHVVLASIPAIQNIKKSVERAGLKVKDYILQPIASSTSVLEESEKDLGVVLLDIGGGTTDIAIYHKKSIKHTKVIGIAGNQVTNDIRESLGVVTEEAEKLKKEYGYAIETAIIKDEDILIKGVGARGNTKIPISLLTQIISLRMRELFTLIDNEIRSAGYKNKVKAGIVLTGGGSLLRGCPELAEEVFGLPARIGVPQELGEGLSNEIESPEFATVAGLIKGIPGGKSSEYQIIKRKKEAKNSIKLFVKRVQEFFDEL
- the ftsZ gene encoding cell division protein FtsZ, with protein sequence MIKFATLDREKPMSAVLKVIGVGGGGCNALGSMIARGLNGVEYVAVNTDAQVLESSKSHHKIQVGTNITRGLGAGADPNIGRKAVEEDRDKIASVLAGSDMVFITAGMGGGTGTGGAPIIASVAQSIGALVVGIVTKPFRWEGKTRMINAEEGIKELRKHVDSLIVIPNERILSILDGNINAFAAFDKPNEVLYEATRGIADIITVEGLINVDFADVRAVMNQSGEALMGCGIASGENRAIEAAQKAISSPLLEGVNIRGAKSVLLNISGSSNLTLQEINEGNNVIFEAAGEEANVIFGCVRKEEMNDYVSYTVIATGFDSARKTFAQSNFKSQAKKSGEQLSFRGGFNFMDTSNIDKEDLDVPTILRVKSNPVQPEEPENEEPENSFSEKASRYSWAKEKMEQKDSGKKSNDDDDESSSFLRMIMD
- a CDS encoding CPXCG motif-containing cysteine-rich protein; the protein is MQTDDVINWICQYCGEENELWIDLTIKGDQDFIEDCEVCCRPNRILIKHDKEDEEYLFVESRITDE